A single window of Aquabacterium sp. OR-4 DNA harbors:
- a CDS encoding DsbE family thiol:disulfide interchange protein, with the protein MSLASASASASAAAAPPQPALPPTATPRRRWPLGLALGAVAALLGLLALGLRQDPTALPSALLGQPFPAFDLPRLGAADPAAQAAPAGPALRHTALAGRARVINVWASWCGTCREEHPALLALAAELRAQGRADQLLGLNHKDHDAAARQWLSRQGGDPYHASIVDADGRLGLELGVYGVPETFVTDAAGRIVHRHVGALTPQVIRERILPLLAAGVAGAGR; encoded by the coding sequence ATGAGCCTTGCTTCAGCATCCGCCTCCGCCTCCGCCGCCGCGGCGCCGCCCCAGCCCGCGCTGCCGCCAACGGCCACGCCGCGCCGGCGCTGGCCGCTGGGGCTGGCCCTGGGCGCGGTGGCCGCCTTGCTGGGTCTGCTGGCGCTGGGTCTGCGGCAGGACCCGACGGCGCTGCCCTCGGCGCTGCTGGGCCAGCCTTTCCCGGCCTTTGACCTGCCCCGCCTGGGCGCCGCCGATCCGGCCGCCCAGGCCGCGCCGGCAGGCCCGGCGCTGCGCCACACCGCACTGGCGGGGCGAGCGCGGGTCATCAACGTGTGGGCCAGCTGGTGCGGCACCTGCCGCGAGGAACACCCGGCGCTGCTGGCGCTGGCCGCCGAGCTGCGCGCGCAAGGCCGCGCCGATCAGCTGCTGGGCCTGAACCACAAGGACCACGACGCCGCCGCCCGGCAGTGGCTGAGCCGCCAGGGCGGCGACCCCTATCACGCCAGCATCGTGGATGCCGATGGCCGCCTGGGCCTCGAGCTGGGTGTCTACGGCGTGCCGGAGACCTTTGTCACCGATGCCGCCGGCCGCATCGTGCACCGCCATGTCGGCGCGCTGACGCCGCAGGTGATCCGCGAGCGCATCCTGCCGCTGCTGGCGGCGGGCGTGGCCGGAGCCGGCCGATGA